In Chryseobacterium oranimense, a single window of DNA contains:
- the lpdA gene encoding dihydrolipoyl dehydrogenase, with the protein MSQFDVTVIGSGPGGYVAAIRAAQLGFKTAIIEKYPTLGGTCLNVGCIPSKALLDSSEHFENAKHNFAGHGIIINEPQADIARMIERKNEVVKQNTDGINYLMSKNKITVFEGLGSFESATQIKVTKNDGSSETIESKYTIIATGSKPSSLPFITLDKERVITSTEALNLKEIPKHLVVIGGGVIGLELGSVYLRLGAQVTVVEFMDKIIPGMDGALSKELTKVLKKQGMKFMLSTAVSAVERNGDTVKITAKDKKGEEVTVEGDYCLVSVGRRPYTDGLALEKAGVELDERGRVKTNDHLQTNVANIYAIGDVIKGAMLAHKAEEEGVLVAEILAGQKPHINYNLIPGVVYTWPEVAGVGKTEEQLKEEGVAYKVGSFPMRALGRSRASGDIDGLVKIIADEKTDEVLGMHIIGARAADLIAEGVIAMEFRASAEDIARSSHAHPTYAEAIKEAALDATAKRPIHM; encoded by the coding sequence ATGAGTCAATTCGATGTTACCGTAATAGGTTCCGGTCCTGGAGGTTATGTAGCTGCTATCCGTGCGGCACAATTAGGTTTCAAAACAGCAATTATTGAAAAATATCCAACTTTAGGCGGAACTTGTCTTAACGTTGGATGTATTCCGTCAAAAGCGCTTTTAGATAGCTCTGAACATTTCGAGAATGCGAAGCACAACTTCGCAGGCCACGGAATCATTATCAATGAGCCGCAGGCTGATATTGCAAGAATGATTGAGCGTAAGAATGAAGTGGTAAAACAGAATACAGATGGAATCAACTACCTGATGAGCAAAAACAAAATCACTGTTTTTGAAGGATTGGGTAGCTTCGAATCTGCCACTCAGATCAAAGTAACAAAAAACGACGGTTCTTCTGAAACCATCGAATCCAAATATACCATTATCGCTACCGGTTCCAAGCCGTCTTCTTTACCTTTCATTACTCTGGATAAAGAAAGAGTGATTACTTCTACAGAAGCATTAAACCTTAAAGAAATTCCTAAGCACCTGGTAGTAATCGGTGGAGGAGTTATCGGTCTTGAATTAGGTTCTGTATACTTAAGATTGGGAGCTCAGGTAACGGTTGTTGAGTTCATGGATAAAATCATTCCGGGAATGGATGGAGCTTTAAGCAAAGAATTGACTAAAGTTCTTAAGAAGCAAGGAATGAAGTTTATGCTTTCTACAGCTGTTTCCGCAGTGGAAAGAAACGGAGATACCGTAAAGATCACCGCTAAAGATAAAAAAGGAGAAGAAGTAACGGTAGAAGGAGATTACTGTTTGGTTTCTGTAGGTAGAAGACCTTATACGGACGGTCTTGCTCTTGAAAAGGCAGGTGTAGAGCTTGACGAAAGAGGAAGAGTAAAAACCAATGATCACTTACAGACTAACGTTGCAAACATTTATGCAATCGGTGATGTAATCAAAGGGGCAATGCTTGCTCACAAAGCTGAAGAAGAAGGTGTTCTGGTTGCCGAAATACTGGCAGGACAAAAACCTCACATCAATTACAACCTGATTCCTGGTGTTGTGTACACATGGCCTGAAGTTGCCGGAGTTGGTAAAACCGAAGAGCAGCTAAAAGAAGAAGGAGTAGCTTATAAAGTAGGCTCTTTCCCAATGAGAGCGTTAGGAAGAAGCCGTGCAAGTGGTGATATTGATGGTCTTGTTAAAATTATTGCAGACGAAAAAACTGATGAGGTTTTAGGAATGCACATTATTGGAGCAAGAGCTGCCGATCTTATTGCAGAAGGGGTAATTGCTATGGAATTCCGTGCAAGTGCTGAAGATATTGCAAGAAGTTCTCACGCCCACCCAACCTATGCTGAAGCTATTAAAGAAGCAGCATTGGATGCTACGGCAAAAAGACCGATTCATATGTAA
- a CDS encoding S1 RNA-binding domain-containing protein, with protein sequence MQLGKTQTLKISDKNNSGWILTDESGEKAFLPKVFTNDEKEINEDVEVFVYQDDGKLKATTEIPLAEVGEYAVMSCVQSLPSGAFMDWGIIKDLFIPYKQQKSKIIEGKRYLVYLYVDEDLDLITGTTKFKRNPQYQDLPFQKGDKVDLLMMNESELGWNVVINKKYIGLIYASDVFKKLYPLSEESGYIKAIREDGKIDVSLQPEGFENIDEFKQKILNKLEENYGLLYLSDKSSPEEIKDELQMSKKNFKKALGGLYKDKIVDISEDKIKLL encoded by the coding sequence ATGCAACTCGGAAAAACCCAGACTTTAAAAATTTCAGATAAAAACAATTCAGGATGGATCTTGACGGATGAATCAGGCGAAAAAGCTTTTCTGCCTAAGGTTTTCACCAACGATGAAAAAGAAATCAATGAAGATGTTGAAGTTTTTGTCTATCAGGATGATGGTAAATTAAAAGCAACCACTGAAATTCCATTGGCTGAAGTAGGCGAGTATGCTGTAATGAGCTGTGTACAGAGTCTTCCAAGCGGAGCCTTTATGGACTGGGGAATTATTAAAGACCTTTTTATCCCCTACAAACAGCAGAAATCCAAAATTATTGAAGGGAAAAGATATCTGGTTTATCTTTATGTAGATGAAGACCTTGATCTGATTACCGGAACTACAAAATTCAAAAGAAATCCACAATATCAGGATCTTCCTTTCCAAAAAGGAGATAAAGTAGACCTGCTTATGATGAACGAAAGTGAGCTGGGCTGGAACGTGGTAATCAATAAAAAATACATCGGACTTATTTACGCATCTGACGTATTCAAAAAACTCTATCCTTTATCAGAAGAAAGCGGATATATCAAAGCGATCCGCGAAGATGGTAAAATTGATGTTTCCCTACAGCCGGAAGGTTTTGAAAATATAGATGAATTCAAACAAAAGATTCTGAACAAGCTGGAAGAAAACTATGGATTGCTTTATCTTTCAGACAAATCTTCTCCTGAAGAAATCAAAGATGAGCTTCAGATGAGTAAGAAGAATTTCAAAAAAGCACTCGGCGGACTTTATAAAGACAAGATCGTCGATATTTCAGAAGATAAAATAAAATTATTATAA
- a CDS encoding TetR/AcrR family transcriptional regulator produces MSNQAKKDQTQELIKETAKNLFFVKGKFDATTQEIADAAGVNRTLINYYFRSRDNLIQIIFDEAQRVEQEKSKIIQNADLPFKVKMSKFIEGSLSTSLQYPYLETYIVSQINKGNCRQREIEEDVLETLYKDIEKEMELGNIERMAPVQFILNMVSLLVFPSAIRPLFMENLMISDEEYDKIISERKEIIINMLFKN; encoded by the coding sequence ATGTCAAATCAAGCAAAAAAAGACCAAACACAGGAATTGATCAAAGAGACAGCGAAGAATTTATTCTTTGTGAAAGGGAAGTTTGATGCTACTACCCAGGAGATCGCAGATGCAGCAGGAGTAAACCGGACACTGATTAATTATTATTTCCGTTCAAGAGATAATCTGATTCAGATTATTTTTGACGAAGCTCAGCGAGTGGAACAGGAAAAATCCAAGATTATCCAAAATGCTGACCTGCCATTCAAAGTAAAAATGAGTAAGTTCATAGAAGGCAGCCTATCTACCAGTCTTCAGTATCCATACCTGGAAACCTATATCGTTTCACAGATCAATAAAGGAAACTGCCGCCAGAGAGAGATTGAAGAAGATGTACTGGAAACCCTTTATAAAGACATCGAAAAAGAAATGGAGCTGGGAAATATTGAAAGAATGGCTCCCGTTCAGTTTATTCTGAATATGGTTTCATTACTTGTATTTCCAAGTGCCATAAGACCTTTATTCATGGAGAATCTGATGATCAGTGACGAGGAATATGATAAAATTATTTCCGAAAGAAAAGAAATTATTATCAATATGCTTTTCAAAAATTAA
- a CDS encoding TolC family protein yields the protein MKRKRITAKKLKIGIAAAFMIFGFSSVSAQQQVSLQEAIKQALQNKAEAKKAALQIKKAEYKIDEARAGALPQITATAGLTYNPIIQESLLEFGGERIRAQLGQPWSSTASVQVHQAIFDQRVFTGLKAAKSTREFYVLNAQLTNEQIIENVATAYYQVFVQEENLKTVEASYANTEKVRNVIKSLVDNGLAKAIDLDRTNVQLTNIGSNKQQLINSVELSKNALKFYMGVPITTDIELEEKTIEPKPELIASNVNLENRTEIKVLNKNRELLQYNKKATEAYLYPTVNLTANYGWGGQGAKFPLTNGINNGVLWSDYSAIGLNINIPIFTGGATKAKINQAEIDIQDLDVDIQNTQLSLSLDYKNAVTNMENALINIQSMKDNVDLAERVQKNTQANYQYGLATLTEVLDSENALTQAKQNYSNALLDYKQAEIKLIKAKGELNTLQNL from the coding sequence ATGAAAAGAAAACGTATAACTGCTAAAAAGCTAAAAATTGGGATAGCTGCAGCATTTATGATTTTCGGCTTTTCATCGGTATCTGCCCAGCAACAGGTTTCTTTGCAGGAAGCCATCAAGCAGGCACTGCAAAATAAAGCAGAAGCCAAAAAGGCGGCATTGCAGATTAAAAAAGCTGAATACAAGATCGATGAGGCCAGAGCTGGTGCCCTGCCACAGATAACCGCTACTGCAGGATTAACTTATAACCCTATTATTCAGGAATCTTTGCTTGAATTCGGAGGAGAAAGAATAAGGGCACAGCTGGGACAGCCGTGGAGCTCAACTGCTTCTGTACAGGTTCATCAGGCTATATTCGACCAGAGAGTTTTCACTGGCCTTAAAGCTGCAAAATCTACAAGAGAATTCTACGTCCTGAATGCTCAGCTTACCAACGAGCAGATTATTGAAAATGTAGCAACAGCCTATTATCAGGTTTTTGTACAGGAAGAAAATCTTAAAACAGTAGAAGCCAGCTATGCCAATACCGAAAAAGTAAGAAACGTGATCAAAAGCTTAGTAGATAATGGTTTGGCGAAAGCTATCGACTTAGACCGTACCAATGTACAGCTTACCAACATCGGTTCAAACAAACAGCAGCTGATCAATTCCGTTGAGCTTTCAAAAAATGCTTTAAAGTTTTATATGGGAGTACCTATTACTACAGATATTGAGCTTGAAGAAAAAACAATAGAACCGAAACCGGAACTTATTGCCAGTAATGTAAACCTGGAAAACCGTACGGAAATCAAAGTTTTAAATAAGAACAGAGAGCTCCTTCAGTACAACAAAAAAGCTACGGAAGCTTATCTTTATCCAACAGTGAATCTTACAGCAAATTATGGCTGGGGAGGACAGGGTGCAAAATTCCCGCTTACCAATGGGATCAACAACGGTGTTCTTTGGAGTGATTATTCAGCAATCGGTTTAAATATCAATATCCCGATTTTCACTGGTGGTGCTACAAAAGCCAAGATCAACCAGGCCGAGATCGATATCCAGGATTTAGATGTGGATATTCAGAATACACAGTTAAGCTTAAGCTTAGATTATAAAAATGCCGTTACCAATATGGAAAATGCATTAATTAATATTCAAAGCATGAAAGATAATGTGGATCTGGCAGAAAGAGTACAGAAAAATACTCAGGCAAACTATCAGTATGGTTTGGCAACCCTTACGGAAGTCCTGGATTCTGAAAATGCTTTAACACAAGCAAAACAGAACTATTCAAACGCATTACTGGATTACAAGCAGGCTGAGATCAAATTAATTAAAGCTAAAGGAGAACTGAACACACTACAAAATTTATAA
- a CDS encoding efflux RND transporter periplasmic adaptor subunit has product MKKTLIYIIVAAVLIGLAAYKIAGNKEKQTQEVKEVAKQVDKINVNIVTVNRENIDTDYSANGTFIPKQEMNQSSEIAGRIVNVLVKEGSRVSAGQTLATIKRDAIEVDITQAQNNLQNAIVDNQRYENAFKTGGVTKQQVDNSRLQLKNAQAAVRAQGVRVNDTSIRAGISGTINKKMVEPGTVVSVGSSMFEIVNINSLKLSVLVDESQIGKIQLGQEVPIKVNVLPEDSFVGRITFIAPKSDASLNFPVEIEVQNRGNLKAGMYATATFKTNHGAETQNMLTVPAEAFVNGVSSGQLFVVQNGVAKLIKVTVGKVYGDKVQVLSGLNGGEQVVTSGQINLDNGSKVNIIK; this is encoded by the coding sequence ATGAAAAAAACTTTAATATATATCATCGTAGCAGCTGTGCTGATAGGACTGGCAGCCTACAAGATTGCAGGTAATAAAGAAAAGCAGACACAGGAAGTAAAAGAAGTTGCCAAGCAGGTAGATAAGATCAACGTAAATATCGTAACTGTTAATAGAGAAAATATTGATACAGACTACTCAGCCAACGGAACTTTCATTCCTAAACAGGAAATGAACCAGTCCTCTGAAATTGCAGGACGTATCGTAAATGTCCTTGTAAAAGAAGGATCAAGAGTTTCTGCAGGTCAAACTTTAGCAACAATTAAAAGAGATGCTATCGAAGTAGATATTACTCAGGCTCAGAATAATCTGCAAAATGCAATTGTTGATAACCAGCGTTACGAAAATGCCTTTAAAACAGGAGGGGTTACAAAGCAGCAGGTAGACAATTCAAGACTGCAGCTGAAAAATGCACAGGCAGCCGTAAGAGCTCAGGGTGTAAGAGTAAACGATACCAGCATCCGTGCAGGAATCAGCGGAACCATCAACAAAAAAATGGTAGAGCCGGGAACAGTTGTTTCAGTAGGAAGTTCAATGTTTGAAATTGTGAATATCAACAGCCTGAAATTATCTGTTTTAGTAGACGAAAGCCAGATTGGAAAAATCCAGTTAGGTCAGGAAGTTCCGATTAAAGTAAACGTTTTACCGGAAGATTCTTTCGTGGGTAGAATTACTTTTATCGCACCCAAAAGTGATGCTTCTTTAAATTTCCCTGTTGAGATTGAAGTTCAGAACAGAGGAAACCTGAAAGCAGGGATGTATGCTACCGCTACCTTTAAAACAAACCACGGAGCTGAAACTCAAAATATGCTGACTGTTCCGGCAGAAGCATTTGTAAATGGAGTAAGTTCAGGACAGTTATTTGTTGTTCAGAACGGTGTTGCCAAGCTGATCAAAGTAACGGTTGGAAAAGTTTACGGAGACAAAGTTCAGGTTTTAAGCGGTTTGAATGGAGGAGAGCAGGTAGTAACCAGCGGACAGATCAACCTGGACAACGGATCTAAAGTGAATATTATAAAGTAG
- a CDS encoding efflux RND transporter permease subunit gives MKLAEISIKRPSLVIVLFTILTLGGILSYTLMGYELIPKFETNMVTISTVYPGASPAEVETSVTRKIEDAVGSLENVKKVESSSYESLSVIMVQLNDGADVDYALNDAQRKVNAILADLPDDVKAPSLNKFSLDDLPIITMSVSSDKLNSKDLYDLLDKKIEPIFSRVNGVAQVDLVGGQEREIQVNLDEKKLQGYGLSIGDVQQAILSSNLDFPTGSLKTRTTKSTIRLSGKYKSTDEMNNLVVSNKNGAQVRLSDIATVFDSQKDVEKVARFNQFPTILMQVKKQSDANAVAVSESVQKTIKTVEEAYKVQGVKVKIVNDTTEFTLESANHVIFDLFLAIILVAIVMLLFLHSIRNAFIVMVSIPASLVATFIGMNLMGYTLNLMSLLGLSLVVGILVDDAIVVLENIYRHMEMGKSKIRAAYDGASEIGFTVAAITLVIVVVFLPIAMSSGLVANILAQFCVTVVIATMLSLLASFTIIPWLSSRFGKLEHLTGKNWFQKFILWFEGLIDKFTHWITGILEWCLKTTLRRVSTVIITFIVLISSFMLVAFGFIGGEFFPPIDRGQFLVQMELSKDATVEKTNQLTLDVEKFLRNDKDVVDLITTVGQQSTGFGGAQATTYQSEVQVNLTDKSERSESTNIKAAKIKRQLEEKFTGVEFKTAPIGIMGAENAPIEMVVTGPDNETAVKEATRILELLKKVPGAVDAELSTDTGSPEVQVSIDRDKMSSLGLNLSSVGQTMQTAFNGNTDGKFRAGEYEYDINIRFGDVNRQSIDDVKNLMFTNPQGQQVRLSQFADVKMGSGPSLLERRDKSPSVKVRAKAVGRPVGDVANEWANQFMDSKNKPVGVDYIWSGDMENQQEGFGTLGIALLAAIVLVYLVMVSLYDSFVYPFVVLFSIPLAMIGVMVILALTANSLNIFTMLGMIMLIGLVAKNAILIVDFTNARKAAGANTHDALVQANHARLRPILMTTIAMIFGMLPIALATGAGAEMNKGLAWVVIGGLTSSLFLTLIIVPVVYSLFDSILRRMGKHEKVDYETEMRADYVHKELSEDGYTPKHVD, from the coding sequence ATGAAGTTAGCAGAAATATCCATTAAAAGACCCTCGCTGGTAATTGTATTATTTACAATTCTGACACTGGGTGGTATCCTGAGTTATACACTCATGGGATACGAATTGATTCCGAAGTTTGAAACCAACATGGTAACCATTTCTACGGTATATCCCGGAGCTTCCCCTGCAGAGGTGGAAACATCCGTAACCCGAAAGATTGAAGATGCCGTAGGTTCCCTGGAAAATGTAAAAAAAGTAGAATCTTCTTCATATGAAAGTCTATCCGTAATCATGGTTCAGCTGAACGATGGTGCCGATGTAGACTATGCTTTGAATGACGCCCAGAGAAAGGTAAATGCTATTCTTGCAGACCTTCCGGACGATGTGAAAGCTCCCTCTCTGAACAAATTCTCACTAGATGATCTACCGATTATCACGATGAGTGTTTCATCTGATAAGCTGAACAGTAAAGATCTTTATGACCTTCTGGATAAAAAAATTGAACCTATTTTCTCCCGTGTAAACGGTGTAGCACAAGTTGATCTTGTAGGTGGACAAGAGAGAGAAATCCAGGTGAATCTGGATGAGAAAAAACTACAGGGATACGGACTTTCAATTGGAGACGTACAACAGGCAATCCTTTCATCCAACCTTGATTTCCCTACAGGAAGTTTGAAAACGAGAACTACAAAATCTACGATCAGACTTTCAGGAAAATATAAATCTACTGATGAAATGAACAATCTTGTAGTTTCCAATAAAAATGGAGCTCAGGTGCGTTTATCAGATATCGCAACCGTTTTCGACTCTCAGAAAGATGTGGAAAAGGTAGCGAGATTCAATCAGTTTCCTACAATTTTGATGCAGGTTAAAAAACAATCTGATGCCAATGCAGTAGCAGTATCTGAAAGCGTTCAGAAAACAATTAAAACAGTAGAAGAAGCCTATAAAGTTCAGGGAGTAAAAGTAAAAATTGTAAACGATACTACAGAATTTACCCTTGAATCAGCCAACCACGTTATTTTCGACTTATTCTTGGCGATTATCCTCGTGGCGATTGTAATGTTACTATTCCTTCACAGTATCAGAAATGCATTCATTGTAATGGTTTCTATCCCGGCTTCATTGGTGGCAACGTTCATCGGAATGAATTTAATGGGATATACCTTGAACCTGATGAGTTTACTTGGTCTGTCGCTTGTGGTAGGTATCCTTGTGGATGACGCGATTGTAGTACTGGAAAACATATACCGCCACATGGAGATGGGGAAAAGTAAAATCAGAGCGGCTTATGACGGAGCTTCAGAGATCGGGTTTACTGTTGCAGCGATTACTTTGGTAATTGTGGTGGTATTCTTGCCGATTGCGATGAGTTCAGGTCTTGTAGCTAATATCCTTGCCCAGTTCTGCGTCACGGTGGTTATTGCGACGATGTTATCATTGCTGGCCTCATTTACCATTATTCCGTGGTTATCATCAAGATTTGGTAAACTTGAGCATTTAACAGGTAAAAACTGGTTCCAGAAATTTATCCTTTGGTTTGAAGGATTAATTGACAAGTTTACACACTGGATTACAGGAATTCTTGAATGGTGTCTGAAGACAACATTAAGAAGAGTGTCAACAGTTATCATTACGTTCATTGTCTTAATCAGTTCATTCATGTTAGTAGCATTCGGTTTCATTGGAGGTGAGTTCTTCCCGCCAATCGACCGTGGTCAGTTCTTAGTACAAATGGAATTATCAAAAGATGCAACCGTTGAAAAAACAAACCAACTGACATTAGATGTTGAGAAGTTTTTAAGAAATGATAAAGATGTTGTAGACCTTATTACAACAGTCGGACAGCAGTCTACAGGTTTTGGTGGAGCTCAGGCAACAACATATCAATCTGAGGTTCAGGTGAATTTAACTGATAAATCTGAACGTTCTGAAAGTACCAATATCAAAGCTGCGAAAATAAAAAGACAGCTGGAAGAGAAATTCACAGGAGTTGAGTTTAAAACGGCTCCAATCGGTATCATGGGTGCTGAAAATGCTCCGATTGAAATGGTAGTAACAGGACCAGATAACGAAACGGCTGTAAAAGAAGCAACAAGAATCTTAGAGCTGTTGAAGAAAGTTCCGGGAGCTGTAGATGCTGAATTATCCACAGATACGGGAAGCCCGGAAGTTCAGGTAAGTATCGACAGAGATAAAATGTCTTCTCTAGGCTTAAATCTTTCAAGTGTAGGACAGACAATGCAGACTGCATTCAACGGAAATACAGACGGGAAATTCAGAGCCGGAGAATATGAATACGACATCAATATCCGTTTCGGTGATGTGAACAGACAATCTATTGATGATGTGAAAAACCTTATGTTTACAAACCCTCAGGGGCAGCAGGTTCGTCTGAGCCAGTTTGCTGATGTAAAAATGGGTTCAGGACCAAGCTTACTTGAGCGTAGAGACAAATCTCCTTCAGTAAAAGTAAGAGCAAAAGCAGTAGGTAGACCTGTAGGTGACGTGGCAAATGAGTGGGCCAACCAGTTCATGGACAGCAAAAACAAACCTGTAGGAGTAGATTACATCTGGAGTGGTGATATGGAAAACCAGCAGGAAGGTTTCGGTACTTTAGGAATTGCTTTATTGGCGGCTATTGTATTGGTATACCTGGTAATGGTTTCACTGTATGACAGTTTCGTGTATCCGTTTGTGGTATTGTTCTCAATTCCATTGGCGATGATCGGGGTAATGGTAATCCTTGCCTTAACAGCCAACTCTCTGAACATCTTTACGATGTTAGGGATGATTATGTTGATTGGTCTTGTTGCGAAAAACGCGATTTTGATTGTAGACTTTACCAATGCCAGAAAAGCGGCAGGTGCCAATACACATGATGCTTTGGTTCAGGCCAACCACGCACGTCTTCGTCCGATCCTGATGACCACTATTGCGATGATCTTCGGTATGTTACCGATCGCTTTGGCAACCGGAGCAGGAGCAGAGATGAACAAAGGTCTTGCATGGGTAGTTATCGGTGGTTTGACATCGTCTCTATTCCTTACCTTGATTATCGTACCGGTAGTATACTCTCTGTTCGATTCAATTCTGAGAAGAATGGGTAAACATGAAAAAGTAGATTACGAAACCGAAATGAGGGCAGATTATGTACATAAAGAACTAAGTGAAGACGGATATACTCCTAAGCACGTAGATTAA
- a CDS encoding helix-turn-helix domain-containing protein: MKKYLTDEPSCPVDYAFRRIGGKYKGRILWYLHVKTIMRYGELRKTLSDITPKMLTQTLRELEDDSLINRKVYHEVPPKVEYSLTEVGQQLIPFIDYLRIWGNQQIEKQKAKQIV, translated from the coding sequence ATGAAAAAATATTTAACTGACGAACCATCCTGCCCTGTTGACTATGCATTCCGGAGAATTGGAGGAAAGTATAAAGGAAGAATCTTATGGTATCTGCACGTAAAGACTATCATGCGTTACGGTGAGTTACGGAAAACGCTCTCCGATATTACCCCGAAAATGCTTACCCAGACTTTACGCGAGTTGGAAGATGACAGCCTTATCAACAGGAAAGTGTATCATGAAGTTCCGCCAAAAGTAGAATATTCTTTAACAGAAGTAGGCCAACAGCTCATTCCTTTCATTGACTATTTACGTATATGGGGTAATCAGCAGATAGAAAAACAGAAAGCTAAACAAATAGTTTAA
- a CDS encoding NADP-dependent oxidoreductase translates to MKTIILNEAGGVDKLQLTDTEKPQIKSNEVLVKVKAIGINPVDVNARAYDNVLNWIYGDVRPVVLGWDIAGEVSETGEEVSDFKIGDKVFGMINFFGNGKAYSEYVAAPESHLALIPENQTFQHAAAATLAAVTAYQALVDVAKIKKDDRVLIHAASGGVGHFAVQIAKYFGAYVIGTSSLRNKDFVLSMGADEHIDYTQKDSLDMVRDIDIVLDTIQGETLRTSIDAVRPGGIIVTLPSPEIPQDIQDKAEKQNIHLEFMMVASKKETIKAIAGLLENTSLISHIHRVFSFEEMANAHLEMETKRVVGKIVVTL, encoded by the coding sequence ATGAAAACAATTATTTTAAATGAAGCCGGAGGCGTTGACAAGCTTCAGTTGACTGATACAGAAAAGCCCCAAATAAAAAGTAACGAAGTATTAGTAAAAGTAAAAGCAATAGGAATCAACCCGGTTGATGTAAATGCCAGAGCATATGATAATGTTCTGAACTGGATATACGGTGATGTAAGACCGGTGGTCTTAGGGTGGGATATTGCAGGAGAGGTAAGTGAAACCGGGGAGGAAGTAAGCGATTTTAAAATCGGGGACAAAGTTTTCGGAATGATCAACTTTTTCGGGAATGGAAAAGCCTATTCAGAATATGTGGCTGCTCCTGAAAGTCATCTGGCCCTGATTCCTGAAAATCAAACATTTCAACATGCTGCAGCGGCCACCCTGGCAGCGGTGACAGCGTATCAGGCCTTAGTGGATGTTGCTAAAATCAAAAAAGATGACAGGGTTCTGATTCATGCTGCGTCAGGAGGAGTTGGTCATTTCGCTGTACAAATCGCTAAATATTTCGGAGCTTATGTCATAGGGACCTCTTCTCTCAGAAATAAGGATTTTGTCCTGTCAATGGGTGCGGACGAACATATTGATTATACCCAAAAAGACAGCTTGGATATGGTTAGAGACATCGATATTGTATTAGATACCATCCAGGGAGAAACATTGCGAACATCAATTGATGCAGTGCGGCCTGGCGGAATCATTGTAACATTGCCTTCGCCTGAAATTCCTCAGGATATACAGGATAAAGCAGAAAAACAGAATATACATCTTGAGTTTATGATGGTGGCTTCCAAAAAAGAAACCATAAAAGCAATTGCTGGCTTGCTTGAGAATACATCTTTAATTTCCCATATCCATCGGGTTTTCTCTTTTGAGGAAATGGCCAATGCCCATCTGGAAATGGAAACAAAAAGGGTAGTGGGTAAAATAGTAGTGACTTTATAA
- a CDS encoding KTSC domain-containing protein produces the protein MKKLGEYRKLLEVDKTVTLKELKAIYRNTMKDTHPDKFANDEAGKLEAEEKSKSIIEAYHFLVSINPETQEKYKEEYTETITKSNIQDFYLEKAVLKVQHLNGNMYEYLGVPRNTYIKMVNSDSPSRFARRHIYGSFVYRKAGEAMAD, from the coding sequence ATGAAAAAATTAGGCGAATACAGAAAGCTTCTTGAAGTTGATAAAACCGTTACTTTAAAGGAATTAAAGGCCATTTACAGGAATACAATGAAAGATACGCATCCTGATAAATTTGCCAATGACGAAGCCGGAAAGCTGGAAGCAGAGGAAAAAAGCAAGTCTATCATTGAAGCCTATCATTTTCTGGTGAGCATCAATCCGGAAACACAGGAAAAATATAAGGAAGAATATACGGAAACAATTACAAAATCCAACATCCAGGATTTTTACCTTGAGAAGGCAGTTTTAAAAGTTCAGCATCTGAACGGAAATATGTATGAATACCTTGGAGTTCCAAGAAATACATATATTAAAATGGTCAATTCCGATTCTCCAAGCCGTTTTGCAAGAAGACACATCTACGGAAGTTTTGTTTACAGAAAGGCTGGTGAAGCTATGGCAGATTAA
- a CDS encoding winged helix-turn-helix transcriptional regulator, producing MSTSKKRSDCPISCSLDIWGDKWSLLIIRDLIYAKQCTYGDFLKSEEKIATNILASRLLMLEENKLIIKLDHPESKAKVLYKLTQKGIDLLPILIEVNLWAEKYSEIPEDQKIMLKEVKKNKEAFINKHIKELSKGIH from the coding sequence ATGTCAACTTCAAAAAAGAGATCAGATTGTCCTATCAGCTGCTCACTGGATATCTGGGGAGATAAATGGTCACTGCTTATTATAAGAGACTTGATTTATGCCAAACAGTGCACTTATGGGGATTTCTTAAAATCCGAAGAAAAAATAGCAACCAATATTCTGGCTTCCCGCCTTCTCATGCTGGAAGAAAACAAACTCATCATCAAGCTCGACCATCCGGAAAGTAAGGCTAAAGTATTATATAAACTCACCCAAAAAGGTATTGATCTACTCCCTATCCTGATTGAAGTTAATCTATGGGCCGAAAAATATTCTGAAATTCCAGAAGATCAGAAAATAATGCTAAAAGAAGTAAAAAAGAATAAAGAAGCTTTTATAAATAAACATATTAAGGAGCTGAGTAAGGGAATACATTAG